From the Flavobacterium gyeonganense genome, the window TTGCAGATTGCGAAAATCCGCTTTGTGCTGTCAACATAAAGGTTATACAAAGGGTGTATAGGTATTTATTTTTCAGGTTCATTTTATTTTATTTTATTTTGAATTGTGTTTTTTATTTATTTTCACGCAGATTTAGCAGATAAGGCAGATTTAATTCTTAATTCTTAATTCTTAATTCTTAATTCTTAATTCTTAATTCTTATATATAATCTGTGGCTAACTTTTCTTCACTACGAATAAAACTTTTTCTTTAATTTCTGATTGCGGAATTACGACTTGTTTTCCTCCGTTAATATTTGCTTTTTTAGCGATACTTCCATTGGAAGCATTGATTGTATATACTTCGAAAGTTCCTTTGTAATTGGATAAATCGATTGAAACATCCTGATCGTTTTTCAGATAAAAAAGATAGGCATTCCCTTTATTTTCCAGCTTCCAGAGCTTATCTGAGAAAGTAGTTCCTTCTGCAAACTTCATACCAGCAAGGGCAGAATGAAAGGCAGAAAGTTCAATTTTTGGAACATTTGCTAATGAAGCTCCGGCCATTAATGCCGGCCATCCAAATCGTGGTGCTCCCATTGTGGAGTACAAGACTGCTTTTTCAGGATATTTTTCACGGTATTCGCGAACGGCTCGATATACCTGATCGTCTGTTTCTTTTCCGGTTTTGATTTTACGTGCGTGCTGGCGTGGTGCGAGGTTTTTTCCACCTTCGGGAGCATATAGTGTTCCGTCTTCTCTGTAATACCAATATCTGATATCAATAACATCAACGGTTTTGGCTCTTTCGCTGTCATTTAAGATTGCGTCCTGAACATCTTTTGTGGCACTCAATACAATTTTTGATTCGTTGGTATGAGTCTTTTCGTAGTTTGCAATCACATCAATCCAAAATTGCATAAAGCTTAAAGGACCTGTATATTCGGCACTTGTGAGTTGCAGAACGTTAGCGTTATCTTTAAAATTTTCCAGATTTTTTTCGATAAAGGCTACGTGTAATTTACGGATGTCGGCATTTTTTACATCATAAAACTGCTCGGCAAGAAAAATCCTTTTGTCGCCTGCATAAGGAGGTGGTTCAGGCAATCCGGTTGTATTGATATTATTGGCTGGACGCCAAGGGGAACTTGCCCAATGCGCTCCGGCTTCTAAAATATTATGCTGAAAATAGGCTTCGTTAATTAAAATCTTATTTTTTTGGCCTGCTAATTCTGCAAAAGTTTTCAATCGGTTCCAATACCAGGCATTGTATCGGGTCAAATCGTATTTGCTCAAATGGTCCCAGGCAATTCCCTGTCCGCTTCTGTCGAAAGGCTGTTCGTAAAATGGCGCCCAAACATCGGCGTCTATTCTTCGGATGCGTTCGTGGTCGGCCATTCTTTGTTCGTACCACAATCCATAATTATGATCAATTGCCGATTTATTGTTTTCGACTAAATAATTTACGGTTTCCTCTAAATTATCGGTATATCCAACTCCGTAATGTCCCGGAACAAATCGGGTAATATGCGGTCTTGATTTGGCAATCTCCGATTCGCGCAAACTACCTCTCCACCACGGTACGTCAACAACTTCTCCGGTGATTACTCCTTTTGAAGTGGTTAATAATCCATTTGTTAAAGTAATTTTATCAGTGTTTGTATTCGTAACTGTATTGGCTTTTACTTCATCAATATGTTTTGCTTTGGCATAATCAATCGCAATTGGATTTCTTGCTGATGCTTTAGTAATAAATTCTTTTAAGGTTTCATTTAATTTATAAGCTTCGGCTGTTAAGGCTGTAGCTTGTTCAATTGTTGGACTTGAAGAAGGTTCTGTACCTAAGTCCATAATTTGAGCCTCCATTGGTAATTTCCCCAGACGCTGTTCCAGCAAAGCATAAAATAAACTTCTTGGGCTGATGTGATTGTTCACATCTTTCCAGTGTCCGTTTCCTGCCCACTGAGCCCAGACTCCAAATGCCCAGTTGTTGGCTGTTGGCGGACTGTAATTTTCTATTTTGGATGCCGATGTTTCCCAGATGACGCTATTAGCTACATTCCAGCCTAAACCTCTTCCGTCTTGTTCTTTGTTTTTGAAACTGATGGCGTTTCCGTCAATCAGTGAAACATCAAAAAGAATTCCGGTTGCCCAGCTTCCAACAGATCCGCTGAAACTGTATGACAGATGGGATTCGCATTGTAAAAAAACATTCGGTCCTGCTGTAGCGTAACCTCCCACTACAAAATCATTATATCCAAATTCTGAATAACAACGCTGAAATAGCGTTTGTTGTCCTTCTGTATAAAAAGTATTCCTTCTAAAAGATGCGATTTCCGAAATTGGATTCAATGACAGACAATCTTCAACTGTAATTCTTTTGGCTGTTTTTAAAACCGAAACGGCTCCGCCTGCAAATTGTTCAAAATTGACTTGACGTACCCAAACATCTTCAGCATTTTCAACAGAAATTCCTGTCCATCGGTGCTGTTCATCTTTGGGATTTGTTGTGTCATATTCTGATTTCAAAGTCAGGTTTTCTACACCTATATTGTTAATTCGGCCTGACCAAGTGTAATTGACTATTGTTGATTTGGATAGTTCTTCGTCTAAAGCATTCGTTAAAGGCGCATCAATCGTAATTTTATTTCCCTGAACATTTGTAATTTCCCTATCTGCACGAATAACGAAATCATCGGCTTTCCAGCCAATCCATCCGCTTTCTCCACCAAAATCGGCAGTTCCTAAAAGTTCAATCCAATTTTTTGTGATGGGTGTATTGATTACGATGTTATCTCCTTTTTTAAAGGCACCGGCATTTTTTAATGTTAAAAGAGTTGCTCCAAGTGGCGTATAATTAACAGCTATTTCTGTAGTTTCCTTAAAAACACGGTTGTTAATTCCACTGATATTGACAATGGCTTTTCTATTGATTGTGGTTCCTAAAAGTACCGTTCCGTTATTTCCTGAACCGCTTCCTCTTAGTACAATTCCACTGTCTTTAATATTGATTTCGCCCGATACTTTGAAGATTCCTTTGTCTAAAAGTATCGCTCCTTTGAAACCAGTTGCATCGGCTTTCAATTTGGCAACATATTCTATCGCTGTCTGAATTGTTTTTGTGGCGTCTCCATCGATGTGCGGTACAAAAATTTTAATGGCTACAGCAGGAATTGCTACAGATGAGGCTTTATATCCGGCATACGAAAAGTCAGGAATCTGATTGCCTTTTGCATCAGCGGTACGTACAAGTTTTCCTTCTTTGGATTTTGTAATATCAGGAAATGTGTTTTGTGCCATGCTGATATTGGCACTAAAGAAAATAACAAAACAGGATAAAACGAGTAAATCCTGTTTTGTTAGTATTATATTTTTGAATTGGATAAAATTCATTTTTACTTAAACTTTCAAAATTACATTTTTCACAAACTTGTCATTTCGACGAAGGAGAAATCACACTAGAAATTCTACAAAGTATATCATCAATCTTTGTCGATATACGAGTGTTATTTCTCCCAAAAGGTCGAAATGACAAACTTTGAGCTTATTTTATTATCGAAATTTAAAACTTTACTGCAGTAAAACTTTCGATAAAGTATCCTTATTATTTTCTGTTTTTGTCCAATCTGTTTTTCCTTTTGGATCTATACCGTTAAAATATTTTTCAATATTGGTATAACCGTCACCGTTTGAATCTTTGTTCGCATCGGAAGCATCTTTTGGATCCAGTCCAAATTTCTTTTCCCAGGCATCTGGAATTCCGTCATTATCAGAATCCTTATAGGCTTTTCCTTTGTATTCCGGGTATCCTCCTACCTGATTTGGATGGGTGATGATTCCTTTTTTGTATGAATCGGCAGGTAATCTTCTTTTTATGTACTCTTTGCCTATTGTATTTTCCAGACCATCTTTTACTTCAATTTTTCCGGTACGAACTTGTTTGATAACTCTTTCGTCAACTGCATCACGTTTAGGCAGAGTTGCACCTACATTTTCCAAAACAAAATCATAAGCCTGCTCCGCTTTCATAATAGAAATTGGTGGCATTGGAAAAGGTTTATTCTGTTTAATTTGTGCCAAAAAGTCTTTGATTGCTTCTGCTGATTGATCTTCCAATTGCACTCCTCCGTTCCAGTTATCAGCTGTTACTTCAGGTGAACCTACAATAAAGTTCCCATCAACAAAAGCTTTTCCGAACTGTTTTGGACTGATATAACCTGATTCGGGTTTGATAATCCGGTAGCGAATCGGCTGATCAGTAGGCGTGATAGGTCCTGGTTTGAAATAATTATTGACAATGTTGTATTGCGAACGGTAATCACCACCATCAAGGGTACGGTTCCACCAGTTGAAAACCACATTATTCACAAAGTTAAAACTTCCATACATTCCAACCGATGCATTTCTCGAAATATTATCAGCCCATAAATTGCGGATAAACATACTATTTAAACCACCTATAGTGCTACCGAAAGCATGATTGTAAGTATCCAGACCTTCTGATGAAATGGTATTCTGAATGGTGACATTAACAGCTGGCAGTTTTTCTAATTTTGATTTTTCATTGGCCTGAAACTGATGACGGTATAGCGAAATATTTTCGTCTAATCCCCAGCTCATTGAGCAGTGGTCAATAATTACATTTCCGATTACGTTTCCTCCCAAAGCATCGTCACGACGAGTTACTTCGGTTTCTCCACGGCGAAAACGCATATAACGGATGATAATATCGTGTGTATCCAATAAAACTGATTCTCCCGCAACACAAATTCCGTCACCCGGAGCAGTTTGCCCCGCAATCGTGATGTAAGGCGCACGAACGGTAATTGGTTTTTTAAGGCGAATGATTCCGGAAACATTAAACACTACCGTACGGGCTCCAACAGCTTCGAGCGCTTCACGAAAAGTTCCTTTTCCGCTATCTTCTAAACTTGTGACAACAAATATTTTACCCCCACGTCCGCCTGGTGTCTGAGCTCCGCCACCCATTGCACCTGGAAAAGCAGGAATATCGGCATGAACCAAATCGGTTGGCAAGGATGCCCAAGGCACATAAGGACGCCCTTGTAAGGCTTCGGCTTTGATGATGTGTTCATTGGCTTTCCAAATCTGATCCAAACGCTCACTTTCTTCCTTCATCATGGCATCAGTTTTTTCCTGAAGCGGTTTTGGAATATCAGGATACTGAGCGTACGCTGATGAAAAAACGGAACAAAAGGAAGCTACCATGATTGTTCTAAGGACGGTCTTTTGGAAATTGTTTTGCATGATCATTAGTATGAAGTTTGTAGTTAGAATAGTTTGACATTGTAATTCATATAAAGTTTACTTGTAGCTTCAAAAATTAAACATGTCAAAAAACAGCAGCTATTCCTTCTTTTTATTCTTTTCTTTTTCTGCAATACGTTTATTCCAGCCTTCTCTCTCTTTGGTTAAATCATATCCTTCTTTAGACAAATAATTGTTGATTCTTCCTTTATATTTACCAAACCAGGCATGCTTTTCTTTAGATGAACCACCATCCATGGCGTGTTCCCTTGCTTCAACCAAAGCATCGTAAATGTATTTTTTTTGAGCTTCTGTCAAAGTAGGAATCATATCGTTATATGCTGTTACCGTAATGGGAAGCACGCCATAAGTCATTCCGTCTTTTACCTCAGTAATTTTTGCTTCGTTTAACTGTGTTTTTAATTTTTTAAGATAAGCTTTGTGCAGTTTATCAATTGATTTATCTGCATCGGCTTTTAGTTTATCAATCTTCTCGTTTTGTTTTTCTTTAGTTAAACCACTATCTTCTTTTACTTTTTTAACTGCAGCATCTCTTTCATCCTGGATTTTGCTTAAATCACGAAATTGCTGTGCAATGATATTGGTTACAGCTGTTTCTTTTTGTTTGTCATTTAAGGCTAATTTCTCAACAATCTTAGCCGCTCTTTCATTGGTAACCTTTACATATTCCGGGTCTGCATATTGTTGTGCACTTAATTTACAAAAGGCAAAAAACAAGAACAATATCCCTAATTTCTTAATTGATGTCATTTTATTTATTTTTTTAGTCTAAAAGTCAAAGGTCATAAAGTCGAAAGTTTATCTCAAGGTTTATTATCTAACTTCACTTTTTATTTTAAGTCTAACAAAGGTCTTACCAAAGTTTCTTTATTATTCGCTAAATCTGTCCAGTCTACTTT encodes:
- a CDS encoding DUF6298 domain-containing protein, with amino-acid sequence MNFIQFKNIILTKQDLLVLSCFVIFFSANISMAQNTFPDITKSKEGKLVRTADAKGNQIPDFSYAGYKASSVAIPAVAIKIFVPHIDGDATKTIQTAIEYVAKLKADATGFKGAILLDKGIFKVSGEINIKDSGIVLRGSGSGNNGTVLLGTTINRKAIVNISGINNRVFKETTEIAVNYTPLGATLLTLKNAGAFKKGDNIVINTPITKNWIELLGTADFGGESGWIGWKADDFVIRADREITNVQGNKITIDAPLTNALDEELSKSTIVNYTWSGRINNIGVENLTLKSEYDTTNPKDEQHRWTGISVENAEDVWVRQVNFEQFAGGAVSVLKTAKRITVEDCLSLNPISEIASFRRNTFYTEGQQTLFQRCYSEFGYNDFVVGGYATAGPNVFLQCESHLSYSFSGSVGSWATGILFDVSLIDGNAISFKNKEQDGRGLGWNVANSVIWETSASKIENYSPPTANNWAFGVWAQWAGNGHWKDVNNHISPRSLFYALLEQRLGKLPMEAQIMDLGTEPSSSPTIEQATALTAEAYKLNETLKEFITKASARNPIAIDYAKAKHIDEVKANTVTNTNTDKITLTNGLLTTSKGVITGEVVDVPWWRGSLRESEIAKSRPHITRFVPGHYGVGYTDNLEETVNYLVENNKSAIDHNYGLWYEQRMADHERIRRIDADVWAPFYEQPFDRSGQGIAWDHLSKYDLTRYNAWYWNRLKTFAELAGQKNKILINEAYFQHNILEAGAHWASSPWRPANNINTTGLPEPPPYAGDKRIFLAEQFYDVKNADIRKLHVAFIEKNLENFKDNANVLQLTSAEYTGPLSFMQFWIDVIANYEKTHTNESKIVLSATKDVQDAILNDSERAKTVDVIDIRYWYYREDGTLYAPEGGKNLAPRQHARKIKTGKETDDQVYRAVREYREKYPEKAVLYSTMGAPRFGWPALMAGASLANVPKIELSAFHSALAGMKFAEGTTFSDKLWKLENKGNAYLFYLKNDQDVSIDLSNYKGTFEVYTINASNGSIAKKANINGGKQVVIPQSEIKEKVLFVVKKS
- a CDS encoding DUF3826 domain-containing protein, coding for MTSIKKLGILFLFFAFCKLSAQQYADPEYVKVTNERAAKIVEKLALNDKQKETAVTNIIAQQFRDLSKIQDERDAAVKKVKEDSGLTKEKQNEKIDKLKADADKSIDKLHKAYLKKLKTQLNEAKITEVKDGMTYGVLPITVTAYNDMIPTLTEAQKKYIYDALVEAREHAMDGGSSKEKHAWFGKYKGRINNYLSKEGYDLTKEREGWNKRIAEKEKNKKKE
- a CDS encoding polysaccharide lyase, which translates into the protein MQNNFQKTVLRTIMVASFCSVFSSAYAQYPDIPKPLQEKTDAMMKEESERLDQIWKANEHIIKAEALQGRPYVPWASLPTDLVHADIPAFPGAMGGGAQTPGGRGGKIFVVTSLEDSGKGTFREALEAVGARTVVFNVSGIIRLKKPITVRAPYITIAGQTAPGDGICVAGESVLLDTHDIIIRYMRFRRGETEVTRRDDALGGNVIGNVIIDHCSMSWGLDENISLYRHQFQANEKSKLEKLPAVNVTIQNTISSEGLDTYNHAFGSTIGGLNSMFIRNLWADNISRNASVGMYGSFNFVNNVVFNWWNRTLDGGDYRSQYNIVNNYFKPGPITPTDQPIRYRIIKPESGYISPKQFGKAFVDGNFIVGSPEVTADNWNGGVQLEDQSAEAIKDFLAQIKQNKPFPMPPISIMKAEQAYDFVLENVGATLPKRDAVDERVIKQVRTGKIEVKDGLENTIGKEYIKRRLPADSYKKGIITHPNQVGGYPEYKGKAYKDSDNDGIPDAWEKKFGLDPKDASDANKDSNGDGYTNIEKYFNGIDPKGKTDWTKTENNKDTLSKVLLQ